The genomic segment GCTGACACGTGGCTTGTCTTTGCGATCCTGACGAGCCCATCCGAAATAGGGGATAACAGCGTTGATGGTGCGAGCCGAGGCACGTTTGGCGGCGTCAATCATCAGCAGCAGCTCCATCAGGTTGTCGCTGTTGGGGAATGTGCTTTGTACGAGGAAGATGTCGCGTCCGCGGATTGATTCTTCATAGGATACGGCAAATTCTCCATCAGAAAACTTAGTGATTTGCAGTTTTCCCAGAGGACAACCTAAGCTCTGGCAGATTTTTTCTGCCAGGTATCTCGTGGCGGTGCCTGAGAAGACCATGTAGGAATTTTGTGTAGTCATTTTATTATTTGGTTCGTAAAAAGTTCTTCGTTTTAGTTAACGGCCTTCTGCCATTTCTTGAAATGACCAATCAGGTCTTTATAGTCTTGCTCCTGGTGAATGTTGAATCGGTTCCACAGGTCGCCGCAAATCACCACGCCTCCAAAGCCAAGGTCGCGCACCATTCGGATGTTTTCCAGATTCAGGCCGCCCAAGGCATAGACGTGCTTATCGATGAGCCCTTGTTTGGCAGCAGCGCGCAATTCTTCTTCTGTAAACGACTGGGTGTCGTTGGGGTTGCTCTGGCTGTCGAAGATGTTCTGCAGGAATACGTAACTGGCTTTTTTCTTGCATTCCTGCAATTGGTCAAGCGAACGACAGGTACAACTGTAGTCGCCACGGTAGCCGTAGGGCAACTCGGTATCTAGGGTATCCAAATGGATACTCTTTAAACCGAACTCCTCGCGAAGATAGAAGTGGTCGTGCACGGTAATGCGCTTGTAATATTCGTCAGAAAGCAGGGTGAGAAGCCTTTCGGAGTAGACTGGCTCCGAGTTTGGCTTATATAGATGAAGATTCTCCAGCCCTTCTTCAAAGAGGGTAGTGAGAATCTTGTCTTCCTCCACGAAAAACGTGGCCTTTGTCATGATGATGAGTTTCATCTTCAAACCTCTTTTTAATGAAAAAGCCCCGTCATCCTTAAGAATTGGGGCTTATGTAAAGAAGTGATTCCGTTGGGATTCGAACCCAAGGCCCACAGCTTAGAAGGCTGTTGCTCTATCCAACTGAGCTACGGAACCATCCTTGCATTGGGGATGTGCCCGAATTGCGAGTGCAAAATTACTATTTTTTTATGAAATAGCCAAATTTTATGCAGTAAATCTGATTTTACCTTCGTTTTTTGGACTTGCCGTATGCAGAATTGTTCCGCTTGGCGTGTTGATTGTTTTGAACGGGATAATTTTGTCTTGGCGGCACGGCGTTGGGCATCGGTGAATTGAAGAGTTGGCGGATGAGGTCTTGTCGGCCGATGCGCTTCAAACTCTGTTCTATACCGCGGCGTTCCTCGGGCTTATACCAGAAAAAGTATTGACGCTGGGCTTGTTTCTCACGTGGCGACTTGGCCGAGAATACTGGTTCCAGTGTATAGGGATGATAGCCTGTGTACCATGTCTCTGTGGCTACAGTCATCGGCGTTGGTGTGAAGTCTTGTACTTGCTCCAGTTGGAAGTCTAAATTCTTTGTCAGAACGGCCAACTCGGCCATATCCTCTTCGTGGCAGCCGGGGTGACTACTGATGAAGTAGGGAATGATTTGTTGACGTAGATTCTCCTCGCGGTTGATACGGTCGAAGATGCGCTTAAACTCGCCAAACTGCGAGAATGGTGGTTTTCGCATGAGCATCAGCACGCGGTCGCTGGTGTGCTCGGGTGCCACTTTCAAGCGTCCGCTGACGTGATTCCGTATCAGTTCGCGTGTGTATTCTTTAGTTGATTGGTTGGCGGCCTCATCCTTGCTCTTGTGCAGCAGCAAATCGTAGCGTACGCCACTACCAATGAAACTCTTTTTGATGCCAGGAATAGCATCGACAGAACGATAGAGGTCTAACAATTGCTGATGACTGGTATTAAGGTTGGGGCATACTTGCGGATGGATGCAACTGGGACGCTTACATTTCTCGCATGCGTTGAGGTTGCGGCCATGCATGCCATACATATTGGCACTAGGTCCACCGACATCACTTAGATAGCCTTTGAAGTCGGGCATCTGGACAACCTGCTTTACTTCTTTCAAGACACTCTCCTTTGAACGACAGGCGATGAACTTTCCTTGATGGGCTGAGATGGTGCAGAAGGCGCAGCCGCCAAAGCATCCGCGATGAATATTGACCGAGAACTTAATCATATCGTAGGCGGGAATGCGCTTGCCTTTATATTTGGGGTGGGGCTGACGAGTGTAGGGCAGGTCGAACGAGGCATCAAGTTCGTCTGTGGTCATTGGTGGATATGGTGGATTTACCACCACATACTGACTTCCCACTTGCTGAATAAGACGTTGGGCGTGCATCATGTTCGACTGCTCCTCAATATGGCGGAAATTCTCGGCTTGTGCTTTTTTGTTCTGGAGGCATTCCTCGTGACTATGAAGCACGATGTCGTTTTCCTTGGGCTGTATGTCTCTTGTCAGATAGACTGTCTGTGGCAAATCGTACAGATCTTTCACTCGGCAGCCTTCTGACAGCTTGTTGGCAATCTCTACAATGGTCTTCTCGCCCATGCCATAGCTAATGATGTCGCCTCCGCTATCTAAAAGAATGCTGGGCCGTAATTTGTCTTGCCAATAGTCGTAATGGGTCAATCGGCGCAGAGAGGCCTCAATGCCACCAAGTATCACAGGAACGTCGGGATAGAGTTTTTTGAGTATCTGTGTATAGACGATGGTGGGATATTCAGGACGCATGTCGTGGCGACCATCGGGTGAGTAGGCATCTTCGGAACGAAGGCGTCGGGCTGCCGTGTATTTATTAACCATCGAATCCATGCAGCCAGGCGAGATGCCGAAAAATAATCGTGGGCGTCCCAACTTCTTGAAGTCGCGGAAGTCTCCGTGCCAGTCGGGCTGAGGTACAATGGCCACACGATAACCTGCCGACTCGAGCACACGCCCGATGACGGCCGCACCAAATGATGGGTGGTCTACGTAGGCATCGCCCGAGAAAAGAATAACATCTACATAATCCCAACCTCGCAGCTCAAGCTCTTTTTTTGTAGTAGGTAAGAAATCAGTCAGCCGATACTCCATTCTCCTGTTTTTCCTTCCAATCCTTGTAAGTTGATACTAGATTTTGAAGTCCGATGGCCTTCATGTTGGGATGGTAGACAACGTCCAGACAGAGGTCTAACAACTGCTTGTCACGTCCTGCTTCCGACTCTAATAGCGAGCGGATGTTGAGCTTTAATTTGTCGAGTACTGACTCGTCAATGTAGCCGTTTGAGTCAACTAAATCACGGAACAACTGATATTGGTCAATTGTTGACAAGTGCTGGTCATTGATGTCGATGCTTCTTGTGCCTGAAGCGTTTGCTTGTATTTTTATCATAACTATTTGTTTATTAAGAAATTTAATATTCCTTTCATTATTATAGCTTTAATATCTTCATCCTTGATGCATTCAAATGGAAAACCCATGACAAATGCGTTGTATTTTCCATTCTGGCTAGCGACAGCTGCGCTAGTTCCGTCGGCATATACCATTGCAGGGAAAGCCAGCATGTTGGCAGGCATCAGTATATCTGTCTTGTTAGCGGAATAGTGTTGTTCGTTCAGCAATCGATAGAAACTGAATGTTTTTCCCATACCGCTCACGCCTTCGTTTAGATCGGTGTTGACGCCTTCGTATCGTGTATTTAGAACGTCGTTCATAAATAATTTCTCGTCTTCTGATGTCATGTCCGAACCAGTATAGGCTCCGCTCACCAGAAGGTTGCCGCCTTGGGCCGTGTAGTTTCTGAGTTGCTGTTGTAGAGCATACGGGAAACTCTTATATAATACAATACTGTGTCCGTCGTTCTTTTCGAGTCCTAGCAGAAGGTCGACAACCTGGTATGGGCGCAGGTCAAGATAGCCCTTTTCTATAGCTTTTCCTGATGCACTCATGATGTTGTAGTTGCCTGCGCGACGAATAGCATTAGCATGTTCAACACTATAGTTGAATTCGTTGCCAGCAATGAACATTCCTTGAAAATCAGGGGTTGTATATCCCAGCCCGGTGGAATCCTCTACACCAATTTTTTTTACGTCGAAAATGCGCTGAAGTCCTAACCAACCGCATGTTCGCCCGTAGCTGATACCCATATCGTCGCTCATGTCGAAACCTTGTCCTGTTTTACTGATGGCTGGTGACGAGAGACGATTGAAGCCATTGACAATCATGATGTTTTGGCTGGCCTGTGGATTATATAGTGCGGTTAGCGTTTCTGAAGGGAAACTTTGTCCACCGTCGTTGTTTGCTGTTATTCGAAACTTATAGAGGATGTAAGGCTTTAACTGAATATTGCATGATGTGCCACGAAGATAGGTGCCGTTGTCGAAGTCGCCATTTTCCTGACCAATATATAGGGTGTAGCCTGTTGGAGTTGATGTTACTTCTTGGCCGTCTTCCAGACCAATCCAACTTAGTTTTACTTGTCCTTTCTTGTCTGTGAACTCAATACGGAAGTCTGTGGGGGGTAAAGGCTGTACTACGCATTCTTTTCCGTGTCGTTGTGTGATGTATCGAAGCAATGTTTTATAGATGGAACGTGCCAATGTGAATCGGAAGTTGGGATCTTGACCGTATTTCATATCGCCGAAGTTCTGGTGCGATAATGTCTCTAGAATGGCACTTGGCACGATGGGTATGCGTGTCTCGGAATAGTTGCGGTTGTAGAGGTTGCGTGCCACCCATTCGCCAAGACGATATCTTAGGTCCTCGGTGGTGTTGTGCAGCAAATCGGAAGCCAGCTCATATGAAGCTTCACGACTGATTCCAGCAGCCAGAACGCTATCGCCGTGATGGGTGGTGCAGATGCTCAGAGAGCCGTAAACACCCACCCCGGTGTCTGTATAACCCGCATCGCTGTGAATGGCTAATGATAGTTCAATGGGGACTTTACGCCCGATGGAGTCGGGGGCAAAAGGCGAACCACCACATAAAAGGTTTGTCATGAGTGAACGGACGTTGATGTCGTCGCCATAGTCGTTCTCTCCATGCTTGGAACTGTATACGTCATAGGGCATTCCCGCCCATTGTGCATAGTATCGGGCTCCCTCCAGGCAGCGTGGCAAGCCACTTGTCTCGCCGCCACGTTCAATATTTCCCATGCCTCCGCCAAATCTTACTGCATCGGCTGTTATGTGACCTTTGTGGTGACTGTCATTTGATAAAATGACGCAATTCTGCTCAGAACAACCTTTGTCAAAAGCGAATGTTCCTAGATATACCCATGTGGAGCCACCCATTTGCTGGTTGACATGAAACTCTGTCTTCTGACCTTTATGCCATACGGTGTAGTGTGCGTCGTCAACGGCATCTTCGATAGTCTGGTAGCTTACATAGACAGCATACTGTCCCTCCTCGGGGATGTCTGGCTGGTAACTAACTGTACTTACTGCGTTGCGCGAATGGGTTGTCTCAATCATACGCGCTGTGCCTGCTTCGAAGGGGTTCTCTAGGTCGTGATATAATCCTGCATGCATGGCAAATCCTGCATGAGGAGCGTCTTTCCACGTATGGTGCGTTCCGTTTTCCTGATAGACTGATGTCGACTGCTCGTAGTTGTTGTCAACGATAACCTCGTTGCGCTGCCAGTCGCGCTCGCGAGGTGTGAATACAACGGCACCGGCATTCTCGAGCATGGGGATGAGATATGGTACCACAATGGTTTGAGTGAATAAGTCCTCGGTGGTGCCAAATAATGCAGGACGCTGCCAACGCCATTGTCCTTCTTTGTTGTCGAAGTAGCGTCCGTGACTGGCCCAGAGTGCTATATGGCGCCCTTCCAGTCCGTGGCTGATGGAGTAGGGACGAGAAGTGTTCTTAACCCATGGCTCTCCTTTGTAATCTATATGTTCCCATGTAACTTGTGCTGTCAGGTGTTGACGACCTGATAGCACAAATAGTGTTAGAAATAGAAATGTTAGTCTATACATTACCTATCGTGAACAGTTCGGGCCGCTTGCCTTTAAAGTCTTTGAAGTATAGTTTTATTTCACGCATGTCAGCCTCAAGATCGCCTGTGGGGATGATGGTCTTGGTACATTGAATGTGTTTCTTTTCGTAGTCCAAGCCGTAGAGCAGAATGGGAATGTTGGCTTTTAGTGCAATGAAGTAAAAGCCCTTCTTCCATTCCTCAACACGTGAGCGAGTACCTTCGGGGGTAATACATAGGTGAAAAGAGGTGGCTTGCTTGGCCGTCTCTGCCATTGAGTCGGTCATGCTTGTGTGTTTTTGACGGTATACGGGGATGCCGCCTATTCGTTTGAATAATGTGCCAAGTGGCCAGAAAAACCACTCTTTCTTCATTAGAAAATTGCTGTCCAAACCTTTAGCACCATTATATAGCTGGCCTATAAGAAAGTCCCAATTGCTGGTGTGTGGAGCAAGACAAATAATGTATTTCTCGGGATGTTTTTCAGTAATATTAGCTGTCCATCCCATTTTTTTGAATAATAACCAGTTACAAAATTTCTGCCACATTTACAGGTTGTTTATTTGGTCCACGATTTCACTCACCTGCGCTGCAAACTTCTCGCGCAAATCCTTGTAGTATGCGCTGGCTTCAATGCCAGGTTCTGGATGTGATACGCGACTAATAAAATTGTGCTGGGTTTTGATGACTGCCACAAGCAATGCCTGGGTGTTATCCTTGTTGGCTTCGTTTCCGTACAATGAAGCAGCTACAGCCTCAGTAAACAGTTCTTCGCAGATCTGATTAATTACCTTCTTAAGTGTTCTCTTGTTTGCCATAGTCTTTAGAGTTGTTGAATCCTTTGCAAAGATAAATAAAATAATTGTAACCTCCAAATCTTCTTGAATAATTTTTTGGGGGTTTCATATTTTTGTAGTACCTTTGCAACCAGAATCCAAAACATTATTTTATTTATATAATTGTTCTAGAACAGTATGGAAAAAAGTGCATTGCAAATTGCAAGAGCAGCTTATCAGCCCAAGTTGCCCCGTGGTCTTAAGGGTGCAGTAAAGGTTGTTGAAGGTGCTCCCACTCAGAGTGTTGATAACCAGGAAGAAATCAAGGCCCTCTTCCCCAATACCTATGGAATGCCTCTTGTTGAGTTTGTTCCCGGTGAAGATAAGAGCTACGAGCCCATGAACGTTGGTATTATCCTTAGTGGTGGTCAGGCTCCTGGCGGTCATAACGTGATTACTGGTCTGTTCGATGCTGTGAAGCGTTTGAACCCAGCCAACCGTCTCTATGGCTTTATTCTTGGTCCTGGCGGTTTGGTTGATCACAACTACATGGAGCTCACCAAGGAGATTGTTGATGAGTATCGTAATACTGGTGGCTTTGATATGATTGGTTCTGGTCGTACAAAACTTGAGAAAGAGGAGCAGTTCGAGAAAGGTCTTGAGATTATTCGCGAGCTGGGTATTAAGGCTATCGTGATTATCGGTGGTGACGACTCAAATACCAACGCATGTGTGTTGGCAGAGTACTATGCTGCTAAGAAGTATGGTGTTCAGGTTATTGGTTGCCCCAAGACTATCGACGGTGACTTGAAGAACGATCAGATTGAAACTTCTTTCGGTTTCGATACCGCTTGTAAGACATACTCAGAGCTCATTGGTAATATCGAACGCGACTGTAACTCAGCACGTAAGTATTGGCACTTCATTAAGGTGATGGGTCGTTCAGCTTCTCACATTGCACTTGAGTGCGCTTTGCAGACACAGCCAAACATCTGCCTCGTTTCTGAGGAGATTGAGCAGAAGGCCATGAGTCTTGATGATATCGTTGCTTATATTGCTAATGCTGTTGCTCAGCGTGCTGCCGATGGCAACAACTTTGGTACTGTTGTTATTCCTGAGGGCGTTATCGAGTTCATCCCTGCCATCAAGAAACTTATTGCTCAGTTGAACGACGTTTTGGCTTTGCCCGAGGCAAAGAACATCAGTCGCGACGAGCAGGTTGACTTCGCTAAGAGTCACCTCACCGCAGAGAACCTTGCTGTATTTAACAGTCTGCCCGAGGGCGTGGCTCGTCAGCTGGCTCTTGATCGTGACCCTCACGGAAACGTACAGGTATCGCTCATTGAGACCGAGAAGCTGCTTTCTGAGATGGTAGCTAAGAAGCTTGATGAAATGAAGAAAGAAGGTAAGTATGTTGGTAAATTCGCTGCTCAGCACCACTTCTTCGGTTATGAGGGTCGTTGTGCTGCTCCTTCTAACTTTGATGCCGACTATTGCTATGCTCTTGGTACCAGCGCAGCTCAGTTGATTGCTGCTGGCAAGACTGGTTATATGGCTATTGTGAAGAATACCACTGCTCCTGCCGATGATTGGAAGGCTGGTGGTGTGCCCATCACGATGATGATGAACATGGAGAAGCGTAATGGTGAGATGAAGCCTGTTATCCGCAAAGCTCTTGTAGAACTCGACGGTAAACCCTTCAAGACCTTCGCTGCTCAGCGTGATCGTTGGGCTCGCGAGACCGCTTACGTTTATCCCGGTCCTATTCAGTATTGGGGTCCCACAGAAGTTTGTGACCAGCCCACTAAGACGCTGGCACTTGAACAGGCAAAATAATTGATGTCTGGAAATAAAACTATCAAGCGAAGTCAGGCGGGTCGCAAACGACCACGCTTGACTTCGCCTGTTCGTAGAAAGAAACCAAGTGTAATTATCCGTTTGTTGCGCCATGTTCCAGGTTGGGCGTGGTGGATGGGCGGATTCTCAATTGCGGGTATTTATATTTGGTTCTTCTATTATTTCTTTGTTTCGTCTTCAGCATTGCGTTGGCAGGCACTTTATGGCGAAATAAACTATCCTGAAGGTTTTGATATTCACGGTATTGACATCAGTCACTATCAAGGTGAAATAGATTGGGAATTATTGCGAAACCAGGGCTCTATTGATGATTGCCCCATTTGTTTTGTTATGATCAAGGCTACAGAGGGTTGTACCAAGATTGACAAGAATTTCCACGATAATTTCTATCAAGCCCGTGAATATGGTTTTACGCGTGGAGCCTATCATTATTTTAGTACCCAGTCTTCGGCAAAGGCACAGGCTTCCCATTTTATTAATACTGTAAAACTGGAACCTGGTGACCTTCCTCCCGTACTTGATGTGGAACAAAGACCTCGTCGACAGTCTTTAGACGATTTTCAGAATAGTGTGCTGGAATGGCTTCAAGTTGTTGAGTCGCATTATGGTGTGAAGCCCATTCTCTATACCTATTATAAGTTTAAACTCGATTATTTGAACGACTCAGTTTTTAATCAGTATCCCTATTGGATTGCGCATTATTATGTGGACAGTCTGAAGTATGAGGGCGATTGGAAGTTTTGGCAACACACTGATGCGGGCAGTCTGCCTGGCATCAAGGGACCGGTCGATTTCAATATCTATAATGGCTCATTCTACGATTTGCGTCAGATGACAATTGGTAGTCAGGAAACCATCGGTGTTGATGCATACAGAACGCCTATTGAAAGCTACTGAATAATGCACGGAAACAGTATGTTTCCCGCTTCTTTATAGCATACCTTTTGTTGAGGGCAATTGATAGTGGTCTATGTCACGACGTACGGCTGATTTCAGCGAACGTGCTAAAGCCTTAAAGATTGCTTCTGCTTTATGGTGCTCGTTGTCACCATCTGCCTCAATGTAGAGATTCATCTGTGCAGCATCACTCAGGCTTTTGAAGAAATGGAAGAACATTTCTGTTGGAACATCGCCAACATGCTCGCGATGAAATTCCGTATTCCAGATTAGCCAGGGACGGCCACCAAAGTCTAAAGCTACGTGAGCATGACAGTCGTCCATGGGAAGTGAGAATCCATATCGCTCAATACCTCGTTTCGAACCTAACGCCTTCAGCAAACATTCACCTAAAGCCAGTCCTGTGTCCTCGATGGTGTGATGCTCGTCCACATGAAGGTCGCCCTTTGTGTGTATTACCAAATCCATCTGACCATGGCGTGCAATCTGTTCAAGCATATGGTCGAAGAATCCTAAACCGGTTTGTATGTCAGCTTGTCCGGTGCCGTCAAGTGTCACCTTTATATATATATCGGTTTCCTTGGTGGTTCGTTTCACTTCTGCAGTACGTTCTCCATCGAATATTTGTTCGGCCACCTGTTTCCACGAAAGGGCATCGCTTAATATTAGCGACTTACATCCTATATTCTTGGCAAACTGCGCATCTGTTTCACGATCACCAATAACATAGCTATTGGCTATGTCATAGGCAGGGTCGTTCATGTATTTCTCAACGAGGCCTGTCTGTGGCTTACGGGTGGGAGCATTGTCTTCCGGAAAGTGATTGTCCACGAGAATGTCGTCGAACTCAACACCTTCGCCTTTCAGAGCTTCCAAAATGAAATTATGCGCAGGCCAAAACGTGTCCTCAGGAAACGATGACGTACCTAATCCGTCCTGGTTGCTGACCATTACGAAGCGGAAATCAGTTTTTTCACGAAGAAAAGAAAGCCAACGAAAAACACCTGGCTTGAAGCGAATCTTTTCTAGGGCATCTACTTGTTCGTCGTGTGGTTCTTCGACGATGGTGCCGTCACGGTCAATGAATAGGATACGTTGAGGGTTCATAGGTATTTCTTTTTATTGATTTCTTTTTGCTTGATGGTGTCAATTGTGTAGTATAGTGGGAACACGCTCCAAAGATGAACGAATGCCTGGATGAAACCTGCTATCGTAAATGCGATGAATGACAGCGTGGGAAGATAGTCGGGCATGCCCAACGGATCTCCTTCTAAAGCTCCAATATATGCTTTGACGTTTGCTATGGTAATGATAACACCAGGCATGCAGCATAGTAGGGTTGCTGCAGTCATAATGATGAAGACAAGTATGAGTGTGCCAATCAGGAATCCCCAATGACGCCAATTGCGAAAGAACCAGCAGATGGCTGGTATAATCAATTTAAAGAACGTCTTCATGGGAAACGTTCCCCACCAATGTCTCGTACGTATAATCTCGCCAGTGGTGTAATGCTCGTAGCAGGCTTTGAAACCACACGAAGCTAAGATGACTATCATGATGTCGAATAGTATAGAACTGACGATGTAAAGCATACTGTTGACAGTCATCGAAACTGGGTCTACATATCCTCCGGAGAAGGCTACAATGTATGTTGGGATTAAACTAATGACATTGTTCAGCGCCCATGCAAACGCAAGAGCATAGACAATGGCAATGAGCCAAACTGCACGAAAGATTTTCTTGAAGTTGTTGGTATAGAGCAAATAACCATCGCGGACAATGGCTCGGATGCTGCGTACACGATGCGCGTTTAATTCGCTATTCTCGTTCATGATGTCTCTTAATTTTTCTGCAAAGGTACAAAATAATTATTAATAGTCAATTGTCAATTCTCATTTATTTTGTACCTTTGCAGAAAATTAGCAATTATGAAAAAGTTGAAGTGGGGTTTTATTGGCTGTGGAGAGGTTTGCGAGAAGAAAAGTGGACCGGCCTTTGCTGAAGTAGAGGACTCTACGGTTGTGGCTGTGATGAGCCGTTCGGAAAGAAAGGCACGGTCATATGCTGAGCGTCATCATGTGCCTAAGTGGTATACTGATGCACAGGAACTTATTGATGACCCTGATGTGAATGCTATTTATGTGGCTACTCCCCCTTCAAGTCATGCCACTTTTGCTATTATGGCCATGAAGGCAGGAAAGCCAGTTTACGTAGAGAAACCTTTGGCAGCTAACTATGAGGACTGTGCTCGAATCAATCGCATTAGTGAGCAAACGGGTGTGCCGTGCTTTGTGGCTTATTATCGTAGATATTTACCTTATTTCTTGCGAGTTAAGAATATAGTTGAGCAGGGCATTATAGGTAATGTTATTAATGTGCAGATTAGGTTTGCTTGGCCACCCCGTGAGTTGGACTATGTTCATCCCGAGAATTTGCCATGGCGCCTTCAGCCAGATATTGCTGGTGGTGGTTATTTCTACGATTTAGCGCCTCATCAACTTGATTTGCTACAGGAGATGTTTGGCGTCATTGTTGAAGCACGAGGAATATGTGCGAATCGTGGCCGACTGTATTCTGCTGAGGATTCTGTGAGCGCAGTGTTTCGTTTTGAAAACGGTTTGCCTGGCAGTGGCTCGTGGTGCTTTGTTGGCCATGAGTCGGCTCGCACCGATCGTATACTGATTATTGGTAATCAAGGTTCACTTAGTTTTTCGGTTTTCAATTACGACCCCATAGAACTGCATACTAGCGAAGGAACGCAACGTATAGAAGTGCCCAATCCGCCTTATGTGCAGTATCCGTTGATTAAAAATGTGTGTGAACACTTGCAGGGTCGTGCCGTATGTACGGCCACTAGCGTGTCGGCTACCTCTGTTAACTGGGTGCTTGACCGTATTTTAGGAAAGTACTAATGTAGGGAATGAAAAGACTTGTTTTGTTTTTTGTGTTGGTGACTTTGTGGCCCTGTTATGCGGTGTCACAAAGTGATTCAATTGGCGTTATCCGTCGTACTATCAGAGAGTTCGACCATTTGGATGAGCGATATATTGAACCGCAACACTATGTCTTTTCGGCTATGCTTCAAGGGAGTTATAGTATTGACCGTTATTCACTGAGTTCTTCTGGCCTTATTGACCAAAGCATTACATTTATGCCTGATGCAAAGGTAAAGGCCGGTCCTTATGCCGGTTGGAAATGGGTGTTTTTGGGGTATTGTTTTGAATTGGGTAAATTAAACTTTGATGATGGACGTCGTGAGTTTGATTTTAGCATGTATAGTTCGCAGGTAGGAGTTGATTTGTTTTATCGTCGTACAGGTTCTGATTATAAGTTGCGTGACGCCAATTTGGGCGAAGGTATAGATGCCTCGGAGCTCAACGACCAACCTTTTGATGGATTGAAGGTTGGCATCACAGGCTTTAATGTTTATTACATATTTAACCATGGAAGGTTCTCTTATCCTGCAGCATTCTCGCAGAGTACTATTCAGAAGATTAGTTGTGGATCATGGCTGGCAGGAGTGGGGTATACACGCCATTCGTTAGACTTTGACTATCAGAGTCTTCAATCGCTAATTAACGAGAAAATGGGGGAGCATTCTGTATTATTGGACAGCGGACTAATGTTTAATACAGTACGCTATTACGATGTAAGCCTTTCTGGTGGATATGCCTATA from the Prevotella sp. E15-22 genome contains:
- a CDS encoding DUF4421 domain-containing protein, whose amino-acid sequence is MKRLVLFFVLVTLWPCYAVSQSDSIGVIRRTIREFDHLDERYIEPQHYVFSAMLQGSYSIDRYSLSSSGLIDQSITFMPDAKVKAGPYAGWKWVFLGYCFELGKLNFDDGRREFDFSMYSSQVGVDLFYRRTGSDYKLRDANLGEGIDASELNDQPFDGLKVGITGFNVYYIFNHGRFSYPAAFSQSTIQKISCGSWLAGVGYTRHSLDFDYQSLQSLINEKMGEHSVLLDSGLMFNTVRYYDVSLSGGYAYNWVLAKNWLLASSLQMALGYKRCYGETAGIDQRGFSINNFNIDGIARFALVYNNMKWYAGASAIFHTYNYRKSRFQTNNTFGSLNVYVGVNFGLKNKYRQKK
- the hisB gene encoding bifunctional histidinol-phosphatase/imidazoleglycerol-phosphate dehydratase HisB, with amino-acid sequence MNPQRILFIDRDGTIVEEPHDEQVDALEKIRFKPGVFRWLSFLREKTDFRFVMVSNQDGLGTSSFPEDTFWPAHNFILEALKGEGVEFDDILVDNHFPEDNAPTRKPQTGLVEKYMNDPAYDIANSYVIGDRETDAQFAKNIGCKSLILSDALSWKQVAEQIFDGERTAEVKRTTKETDIYIKVTLDGTGQADIQTGLGFFDHMLEQIARHGQMDLVIHTKGDLHVDEHHTIEDTGLALGECLLKALGSKRGIERYGFSLPMDDCHAHVALDFGGRPWLIWNTEFHREHVGDVPTEMFFHFFKSLSDAAQMNLYIEADGDNEHHKAEAIFKALARSLKSAVRRDIDHYQLPSTKGML
- a CDS encoding glycoside hydrolase family 25 protein, producing MSGNKTIKRSQAGRKRPRLTSPVRRKKPSVIIRLLRHVPGWAWWMGGFSIAGIYIWFFYYFFVSSSALRWQALYGEINYPEGFDIHGIDISHYQGEIDWELLRNQGSIDDCPICFVMIKATEGCTKIDKNFHDNFYQAREYGFTRGAYHYFSTQSSAKAQASHFINTVKLEPGDLPPVLDVEQRPRRQSLDDFQNSVLEWLQVVESHYGVKPILYTYYKFKLDYLNDSVFNQYPYWIAHYYVDSLKYEGDWKFWQHTDAGSLPGIKGPVDFNIYNGSFYDLRQMTIGSQETIGVDAYRTPIESY
- a CDS encoding Gfo/Idh/MocA family protein: MKKLKWGFIGCGEVCEKKSGPAFAEVEDSTVVAVMSRSERKARSYAERHHVPKWYTDAQELIDDPDVNAIYVATPPSSHATFAIMAMKAGKPVYVEKPLAANYEDCARINRISEQTGVPCFVAYYRRYLPYFLRVKNIVEQGIIGNVINVQIRFAWPPRELDYVHPENLPWRLQPDIAGGGYFYDLAPHQLDLLQEMFGVIVEARGICANRGRLYSAEDSVSAVFRFENGLPGSGSWCFVGHESARTDRILIIGNQGSLSFSVFNYDPIELHTSEGTQRIEVPNPPYVQYPLIKNVCEHLQGRAVCTATSVSATSVNWVLDRILGKY